In Acidobacteriota bacterium, a single genomic region encodes these proteins:
- a CDS encoding Uma2 family endonuclease: MIVETANYYEVIEKLPTNGVLTLYDIPWETYQDLLEAIGENRGIRTAYNQGVLQIMTVSSEHESYAEFMKRLVDRVSFYLRIKILFFGSMTMKKAKKRKGLEPDACFYVERANLIGNKIHLDFSTDPTPDIAVEIDIHHESLSKLPIYAALEIPEVWVYDEQALTIYHRQGDAYVEAESSLALPILTGKILTDFLSRSKTADQYEALLEFENWLQSQKATNR; encoded by the coding sequence ATGATTGTGGAAACGGCTAACTATTATGAAGTAATCGAAAAATTACCTACGAACGGCGTTTTAACGCTCTACGACATTCCTTGGGAAACCTATCAGGATTTGCTTGAAGCAATCGGTGAAAATCGCGGCATACGCACGGCATATAACCAAGGAGTCTTGCAGATTATGACGGTGTCATCGGAACACGAAAGCTATGCGGAATTTATGAAGCGGCTGGTGGATAGAGTAAGTTTCTACCTGCGAATTAAAATTCTTTTCTTCGGTTCGATGACCATGAAGAAAGCGAAAAAGCGAAAAGGGCTGGAACCGGATGCCTGTTTTTATGTTGAACGCGCCAATCTCATCGGCAATAAAATTCATCTCGATTTCAGCACAGACCCGACGCCCGACATTGCCGTTGAAATAGATATTCACCACGAATCGCTATCGAAACTGCCGATTTATGCGGCTTTGGAAATTCCTGAAGTCTGGGTTTATGATGAACAAGCGTTGACGATTTATCACCGACAAGGCGATGCGTATGTCGAAGCGGAATCGAGCCTCGCTTTACCGATTTTAACCGGCAAAATCCTCACCGATTTTCTGTCGCGCAGCAAAACGGCTGATCAATACGAAGCGCTTCTTGAATTTGAAAACTGGCTACAATCTCAAAAGGCAACTAACCGGTAA